The Castanea sativa cultivar Marrone di Chiusa Pesio chromosome 11, ASM4071231v1 genome contains a region encoding:
- the LOC142616331 gene encoding uncharacterized protein LOC142616331: MKEAIMMVLESIYDPEFPDTSHFRSGRGRRSALRRIKEEWGTSRWFLEFDIRKCFHTIDRHRLIPIFKEEIDDPKFFYSIQKVFSAGRPVGGDKGPYSVPHSVLLSALPGNIYLHKLDQEIGRIRQKYEIPIVQRIRSVLLRTGRIDDQENSGEEASFNAPQDNRAIIVGRVKSFQRKAAFHSLVSSWHTPPTSTPRLRGDQKTSFVFPPSSALAAFLNKPSSLLCAAFLIEAAGLTPKAEFYGRERCNNNWAMRDLIKYCKRKGLLIELGGEARLVIRSERRLARKLAPLKTHYFIRICYARYADDLLLGIVGAIELLIEIQKRIAHFLQSGLNLWVGSAGSTTIAAQNLCL, from the coding sequence TCATGATGGTACTCGAATCTATTTACGATCCCGAGTTTCCAGACACATCGCACTTCCGCTCGGGTCGAGGCCGCCGCTCGGCCCTAAGACGGATCAAAGAAGAGTGGGGAACCTCTCGCTGGTTTTTGGAATTCGACATCAGGAAGTGTTTTCACACCATCGACCGACATCGACTCATCCCAATCTTTAAGGAAGAGATCGACGATCCCAAGTTCTTTTACTCCATTCAGAAAGTATTTTCCGCCGGGCGACCTGTAGGAGGTGATAAGGGCCCTTACTCCGTCCCACACAGTGTATTACTATCGGCCCTACCAGGCAACATCTACCTACACAAGCTCGATCAGGAGATAGGGAGGATCCGACAGAAGTACGAAATTCCGATTGTTCAGAGAATCAGATCGGTTCTATTAAGGACAGGTCGTATTGATGACCAAGAAAACTCTGGGGAAGAAGCAAGCTTCAACGCTCCCCAAGACAACAGAGCCATCATTGTGGGGAGGGTAAAGAGCTTCCAACGCAAAGCGGCCTTTCATTCCCTTGTTTCGTCGTGGCACACCCCCCCCACAAGCACCCCCCGGCTCAGGGGAGACCAGAAAACGTCTTTCGTTTTCCCCCCTTCGTCGGCCCTTGCCGCCTTCCTTAACAAGCCCTCGAGCCTCCTTTGCGCCGCCTTCCTCATAGAAGCCGCCGGGTTGACCCCGAAGGCCGAATTCTATGGTAGAGAACGCTGTAATAATAATTGGGCCATGAGAGACCTTATAAAGTATTGCAAAAGAAAGGGCCTGCTGATAGAGCTGGGCGGGGAGGCGAGACTAGTTATCAGGTCAGAGAGACGCCTGGCCCGTAAGCTGGCCCCCTTAAAAACCCATTACTTTATAAGGATTTGTTACGCGCGATATGCCGACGACTTACTACTGGGAATCGTGGGTGCCATAGAGCTTCTCATAGAAATACAAAAACGTATCGCCCACTTCCTACAATCCGGCCTGAACCTTTGGGTAGGCTCTGCAGGATCAACAACAATAGCTGCACAAAATCTTTGCCTGTGA